From the genome of Flavobacterium ovatum, one region includes:
- the bioA gene encoding adenosylmethionine--8-amino-7-oxononanoate transaminase, with translation MTLAERNQKHNWHPYTQHKTAQRPIAIVKGEGALLWDEDGKEYIDAIASWWVNPYGHSNPVIADAIYKQLTTLEHVLFGGFTHEPAVELSEKLIAVLPANQNKLFYSDNGSTSVEIAIKVSMQYFFNKGVKKTKIIAFEDAFHGDTFGAMAASGISFFMEAFKDSLIEVVRIPVPTAGNEELSLKTLKDLAVTNEFAAFIFEPLVQGAAGMVMYEAEVLDKLIAICKENQVFTIADEVMTGFGKTGKNFACDYLTEMPDMMCISKALTGGAIPMAITSFTQEIFDGFYDDDINKALFHGHTFTANPTGCAAALASLQLLQSDEMQANIARVNKSHLVFESKIKQHPKVVTTRVLGVIFALEIKTENAESYYGTFRNKLYNFFIENGVILRPVGNIVYILPPYVMTDTQLTKTYNLIERALNTF, from the coding sequence ATGACATTAGCAGAAAGAAATCAAAAGCACAATTGGCATCCTTATACACAACATAAAACAGCACAAAGACCTATTGCGATTGTCAAAGGCGAAGGCGCCTTGTTGTGGGACGAGGACGGCAAGGAGTATATTGATGCGATTGCGTCCTGGTGGGTGAACCCTTATGGTCACTCGAATCCTGTGATTGCCGATGCGATTTATAAGCAGTTGACGACTTTGGAACACGTGCTTTTTGGCGGATTTACGCATGAGCCTGCGGTGGAACTTTCGGAAAAGCTGATAGCGGTTTTGCCTGCGAATCAAAATAAACTATTCTATTCGGATAACGGTTCGACATCTGTGGAGATTGCGATTAAGGTTTCGATGCAGTACTTTTTTAATAAAGGGGTGAAGAAAACGAAAATTATCGCTTTTGAAGACGCTTTTCATGGCGATACTTTTGGAGCGATGGCGGCAAGTGGTATTTCGTTTTTCATGGAAGCTTTTAAAGATTCTTTGATTGAAGTGGTACGAATTCCTGTTCCTACCGCTGGAAATGAAGAACTGTCACTGAAAACTTTGAAGGATTTGGCGGTTACCAATGAATTTGCTGCTTTTATATTTGAGCCTTTGGTACAAGGTGCGGCTGGAATGGTGATGTATGAAGCCGAAGTTTTGGATAAATTAATTGCAATTTGCAAAGAAAATCAGGTTTTTACAATTGCTGATGAAGTGATGACGGGTTTTGGAAAAACAGGAAAGAATTTTGCCTGCGATTACTTGACCGAAATGCCCGATATGATGTGTATTTCGAAAGCCTTAACTGGTGGCGCTATCCCTATGGCGATTACGAGTTTTACTCAAGAAATTTTTGATGGTTTTTATGATGACGACATCAACAAAGCATTGTTTCACGGGCATACATTTACGGCCAATCCTACGGGTTGTGCAGCGGCTTTGGCGAGTTTGCAATTGTTACAATCGGACGAAATGCAGGCTAACATTGCTCGTGTAAATAAAAGTCATTTGGTATTTGAATCCAAAATAAAACAGCATCCCAAGGTGGTAACAACTCGCGTTTTGGGCGTTATTTTTGCTTTGGAAATTAAAACCGAAAATGCAGAATCGTATTATGGTACTTTTCGAAATAAATTGTACAATTTCTTTATCGAAAATGGGGTGATTCTAAGGCCTGTTGGGAATATCGTTTACATTTTACCTCCTTATGTAATGACCGATACTCAATTGACAAAAACTTATAACCTGATTGAAAGGGCTTTAAATACTTTTTAA
- the bioD gene encoding dethiobiotin synthase, whose translation MKLFITGISTDVGKTVASAIITQSLEADYWKPIQAGDLENSDTIKVKSYVSNAKSKFHNNSYALLTPASPHHAAALDGITIDINQITEPETANHLVIEAAGGIFVPLNDNDTIIDLIKPDYKIIVISRHYLGSINHTLLTIEALKNRNLQVAGIIFSGDENQATESIILKKTGVKFLGRIEQEPYFDQNVVKEYADLFREKLLNL comes from the coding sequence ATGAAATTATTTATCACAGGAATATCTACCGATGTTGGCAAGACCGTTGCCTCGGCTATTATCACCCAATCATTAGAAGCTGATTACTGGAAACCCATACAAGCGGGAGATTTAGAAAATTCGGACACTATAAAGGTAAAATCGTATGTGTCGAATGCCAAATCGAAATTTCACAACAATAGCTATGCGTTGCTGACTCCTGCAAGTCCGCATCATGCGGCGGCATTGGACGGAATTACGATTGACATCAACCAAATCACAGAACCAGAAACCGCAAACCATTTGGTTATTGAAGCTGCTGGTGGAATATTTGTTCCGCTAAATGATAACGATACCATTATTGATCTCATCAAACCCGATTATAAAATAATTGTGATTTCGAGACATTATTTAGGAAGTATCAATCACACTTTGTTGACTATTGAAGCTTTGAAAAATAGGAATCTACAGGTTGCTGGAATCATCTTTAGTGGTGATGAAAATCAAGCAACAGAATCGATTATTTTGAAGAAAACAGGAGTGAAATTTTTGGGCCGAATTGAACAAGAGCCTTATTTTGACCAAAATGTAGTTAAAGAATATGCGGATTTGTTTCGAGAAAAGCTGCTGAATTTGTGA
- a CDS encoding pyridoxal phosphate-dependent aminotransferase family protein, protein MKTLPQSLLAKLQKRTDSNALRQLGTTSNRIDFSSNDYIGFSQSKVIFEQTHQYLLDTNYTQNGATGSRLISGNHEVYSTIEKEIANFHQSESALIFNSGYDANVGFFSSVPQKGDFILYDELCHASIRDGIQLSHAKAYKYDHNDFEDLERLILKFNTSNTPIYIATESVFSMDGDSPNLGQLAILSTKYNCYLVIDEAHALGVYGENGQGLVQYLGIENQVFARIMTFGKGLGCHGAAVLGSKDLQSYLVNFARSFIYTTGLNPHAVATIGIAYRNLEAQSENISRLRENILWFNQEKKMAGLQPLFVRSKSAIQCAIIPGNEKVKTIARQLQEKGFEVKAILSPTVPEGQERLRFCLHSYNTKEEITELLSLLSSFVF, encoded by the coding sequence ATGAAGACACTTCCTCAATCACTTCTTGCCAAACTCCAAAAAAGAACAGATTCCAATGCGTTAAGACAATTGGGAACCACTTCCAACAGAATAGATTTTTCATCTAATGACTATATCGGATTTTCGCAGTCCAAAGTTATTTTTGAGCAAACGCATCAATATTTACTTGATACTAATTACACTCAAAACGGCGCTACTGGTTCTAGACTCATTTCTGGAAACCATGAAGTATATTCTACAATAGAAAAAGAAATTGCCAACTTCCACCAATCGGAATCAGCTTTGATATTTAATTCTGGTTATGATGCTAACGTGGGTTTTTTTAGTTCAGTTCCACAAAAAGGCGATTTCATTTTGTATGACGAATTGTGTCACGCTTCGATTCGTGACGGAATTCAGTTGTCACACGCAAAAGCATACAAATACGACCATAACGATTTTGAAGATTTAGAACGCTTGATTCTAAAATTCAACACCTCCAATACTCCCATTTACATTGCTACAGAAAGTGTCTTTTCTATGGACGGCGACAGTCCCAATTTAGGACAATTAGCCATTCTGTCTACAAAATACAATTGCTATTTGGTCATTGACGAAGCTCATGCCCTTGGTGTTTATGGCGAAAACGGACAAGGACTGGTACAATATTTAGGAATCGAAAACCAAGTTTTTGCCCGAATTATGACTTTTGGCAAAGGATTGGGTTGTCATGGGGCAGCCGTTTTAGGATCGAAAGATTTACAATCCTATTTAGTCAATTTTGCTCGAAGTTTTATATATACCACTGGACTGAATCCGCATGCTGTAGCGACGATTGGAATTGCTTATCGAAATTTAGAAGCTCAATCTGAAAATATATCTCGCTTACGAGAGAACATATTGTGGTTCAACCAAGAGAAAAAAATGGCAGGATTGCAACCTTTATTTGTTCGTTCCAAGTCGGCAATACAATGCGCGATTATTCCAGGGAACGAAAAAGTAAAAACTATTGCAAGGCAGTTGCAAGAGAAAGGTTTTGAAGTCAAAGCCATCTTATCGCCTACTGTTCCCGAAGGCCAAGAACGTTTGCGTTTTTGTTTGCATAGCTATAACACAAAAGAGGAAATAACAGAACTACTATCTTTACTGAGTTCTTTTGTGTTTTAA
- a CDS encoding 50S ribosomal protein L25/general stress protein Ctc gives MKSITIKGSERESVGKVATKALRNAGAVPCVLYGGDQPVHFSAEEKAFKTLVYTPNAHTVVIELENGKSLNAILQDIQVHPVSDKILHLDFFQTFEDKEVTIEVPVKVTGVSKGVLAGGVLRLNNRKLKVKALPKNLPDFVEADITPLEMGNKLYVTQVGAPEYAIMHPDNTVVCQVRISRAAMKAAQEAAKAAKGAPAKGKKK, from the coding sequence ATGAAGTCGATTACAATTAAAGGATCAGAAAGAGAAAGCGTGGGCAAAGTAGCAACTAAAGCCTTACGTAATGCTGGAGCGGTTCCTTGCGTTTTATACGGAGGAGATCAACCAGTGCACTTTTCAGCAGAAGAAAAAGCATTTAAAACTTTGGTTTACACTCCAAACGCACATACAGTTGTGATTGAATTGGAAAATGGTAAATCATTAAATGCAATTTTACAAGACATTCAGGTTCACCCAGTGTCTGACAAAATTTTACACTTAGATTTCTTTCAAACTTTTGAAGATAAAGAAGTTACTATTGAAGTTCCTGTAAAAGTTACAGGTGTATCTAAAGGTGTTCTTGCAGGTGGTGTTTTACGTTTGAACAATCGTAAATTAAAAGTTAAAGCTTTACCAAAAAATCTTCCTGATTTTGTTGAAGCTGACATTACTCCACTTGAAATGGGTAACAAATTGTACGTTACACAAGTTGGTGCACCTGAGTACGCAATCATGCACCCAGACAACACAGTTGTTTGTCAAGTAAGAATTTCTCGTGCAGCTATGAAAGCAGCTCAAGAAGCAGCGAAAGCAGCAAAAGGAGCTCCTGCAAAAGGAAAGAAAAAATAA
- a CDS encoding ribose-phosphate pyrophosphokinase has product MSHTEPEAKIFACSQSVYLAEKIADKYGIPLGKMTMSTYSDGEFQPSYEESIRGLRVFIVCSTFPSADNLMELLLMIDAAKRASARHITAVIPYFGWARQDRKDKPRVPIGAKLVAKLLETAGATRIMTMDLHADQIQGFFEKPVDHLFASTIFLPYIESLKLDNLMIASPDMGGSKRAYAYSKFLNSEVVICYKQRKEANVIATMELIGEVKGKNVILVDDMIDTGGTLAKAADLMIEKGALSVRAICTHAILSGDAYEKIENSKLLELIVTDSIPLKKESKKIRVVSCAPLFAEVMHMVQHNNSISGKFLM; this is encoded by the coding sequence ATGTCACATACAGAACCAGAAGCTAAAATATTTGCTTGTTCACAAAGTGTCTATCTTGCTGAGAAGATTGCTGATAAATATGGTATCCCACTAGGAAAAATGACAATGTCTACCTATAGTGATGGAGAATTCCAACCTTCTTATGAAGAGTCTATCAGAGGATTACGTGTATTTATTGTATGCTCAACTTTTCCATCTGCAGATAATTTAATGGAACTTTTATTGATGATTGACGCTGCAAAACGCGCATCAGCAAGACACATTACTGCTGTAATTCCTTACTTCGGTTGGGCAAGACAAGACAGAAAAGACAAGCCAAGAGTTCCGATTGGAGCTAAATTAGTGGCTAAATTATTAGAAACTGCCGGAGCAACTCGTATCATGACTATGGATTTGCATGCAGATCAAATTCAAGGATTCTTTGAAAAACCAGTAGATCATCTTTTTGCCTCTACTATTTTCTTACCTTATATAGAGAGTCTAAAATTAGACAACCTTATGATCGCATCACCTGACATGGGTGGATCTAAAAGAGCCTATGCTTATTCTAAATTTTTAAATTCAGAAGTGGTTATCTGTTACAAACAAAGAAAAGAAGCCAACGTTATTGCAACCATGGAATTAATTGGTGAAGTAAAAGGCAAAAACGTAATACTAGTAGACGACATGATTGATACTGGTGGAACACTTGCTAAAGCTGCTGACTTAATGATTGAAAAAGGAGCATTAAGCGTTAGAGCTATTTGTACACATGCTATTTTATCTGGAGATGCCTACGAAAAAATAGAAAACTCTAAGTTATTAGAATTAATCGTTACCGATTCTATTCCATTAAAGAAAGAATCTAAAAAAATCAGAGTAGTAAGTTGTGCACCATTATTTGCAGAAGTAATGCACATGGTACAACACAACAACTCTATCAGCGGGAAGTTTTTGATGTAA